One part of the Anopheles coustani chromosome 2, idAnoCousDA_361_x.2, whole genome shotgun sequence genome encodes these proteins:
- the LOC131267803 gene encoding DNA replication factor Cdt1 isoform X2: MSQPTVASYFNTRKRAALDNLGGAGRQKNVDGNGSSNGASSPDPAELGRRITRASRAIKRIGPVELDEKTKALLSTVQPKLVSFVKKGNLSPQKRHHDAPSPVKRPIVPAKKASTPQKEAVPVSSTAAASPARAEFSPRTNAQNVEKAGPSKANVSRAPQLGKDKDSLSLEEIRSKLLNHPRLTELKTKLNKIQSTKDSLKRLEEECLQEPTTPPSPGTALKNLQKFTTLDVEVLVSPKKQHTSPTPILRTPTKSSSASPSNNVTPKRLSNLMSPIKSSSTATPVTDGSPKKLPAYQRFQALTVEGTPSLQLPYKYRSLLELFKCIDTVCAMFHNRKEQITFKKLKPAVQRMARKNFFESHLAQIHHLFPEAFLLSQEMTKNYGSATKHETYQLVIRPNVKEKPQKTPKEAEDDFLATLKNHAMDPQVMTERYQRFHRLLLEKVQDAHQVFLLSCNPPIKINREQVRRWHVDFNLEQCPEIEQAVLPQAPNVERFSSAKDVLSTARNLFNCSTTMERALERLEERKRQASAAATSVATQSIGNGAEDKKPETTKLAVGTASSGDDQSANEMLANALKNVPKALLERIRAKQAAKALDQMTRRPSQDKEAMKYSRLPEIARHLRNVFVTERKNVLPLETPLVKIENSYRGKLTLQELEEHVRMIAQLVPSWLTLPEVRKVKYAKVAKDVDLAKVISILEQKANEAVQ, from the exons ATGTCGCAGCCAACGGTGGCGTCGTACTTTAACACCCGAAAACGAGCAGCATTAGACAACCTAGGTGGTGCTGGTAGGCAAAAG AACGTCGATGGCAACGGAAGCAGCAACGGTGCCAGCTCACCGGATCCGGCTGAGCTGGGGCGTCGCATCACCAGAGCATCGCGGGCCATTAAACGCATCGGTCCTGTCGAGCTGGATGAGAAAACCAAAGCCCTACTGTCCACCGTCCAGCCGAAACTCGTTTCGTTCGTCAAAAAGGGCAATTTGTCACCGCAGAAGCGTCACCATGATGCACCAAGTCCCGTCAAGCGTCCTATTGTGCCAGCGAAAAAAGCCAGCACACCGCAAAAAGAGGCGGTACCAGTTTCTTCGACGGCGGCAGCCTCTCCAGCCAGAGCAGAATTTTCCCCTCGTACTAATGCACAAAATGTGGAAAAGGCAGGCCCGAGCAAAGCTAACGTCTCGAGAGCACCACAGCTGGGCAAGGACAAAGATTCGCTTTCCTTGGAAGAAATTCGTTCCAAGCTGCTTAATCACCCGCGTCTGACGgaattaaaaaccaaactaaacaaaattcaGAGCacaaaggactcattgaagcGATTGGAGGAGGAATGTCTGCAAGAACCGACCACGCCGCCAAGTCCGGGCACGGCCCTTAAAAATCTCCAGAAATTTACCACCCTCGACGTGGAAGTATTGGTGAG CCCAAAGAAGCAGCACACGTCTCCGACGCCGATCCTACGCACACCTACCAAGAGCAGTTCGGCTTCCCCGTCCAATAATGTTACTCCCAAGCGGCTGTCGAACCTAATGAGCCCAATTAAGAGTTCCTCAACTGCCACGCCCGTTACGGATGGTAGTCCGAAGAAATTGCCCGCCTATCAGCGCTTCCAGGCCTTGACGGTGGAAGGAACACCCTCCTTACAGTTGCCCTACAAGTATCGTTCGCTGCTGGAGCTATTTAAATGCATCGACACTGTCTGCGCAATGTTCCACAACCGCAAGGAGCAAATTACCTTTAAAAAGCTTAAGCCAGCCGTGCAGCGGATggcaaggaaaaacttttttgagTCGCATCTCGCACAAATCCACCACCTCTTCCCCGAGGCGTTTCTGCTGAGCCAGGAAATGACAAAGAACTACGGTTCGGCTACCAAACACGAAACCTATCAGCTGGTCATTCGGCCCAATGTAAAAGAGAAACcacaaaaaacaccaaaagaaGCTGAAGACGACTTCCTTGCAACGCTAAAGAACCATGCCATGGATCCGCAGGTGATGACGGAGCGCTACCAACGATTCCATCGTCTGCTACTAGAGAAAGTCCAGGATGCCCATCAGGTGTTCCTGTTGAGCTGTAACCCACCAATAAAAATCAACCGGGAACAGGTACGACGTTGGCACGTCGATTTCAACTTGGAGCAATGCCCTGAAATCGAACAGGCGGTGCTTCCGCAGGCACCAAACGTGGAACGATTTTCCTCCGCCAAGGATGTGCTTTCGACGGCGAGAAACCTTTTCAACTGTAGCACAACCATGGAACGTGCGCTAGAGCGACTGGAGGAAAGGAAACGTCAAGCGTCAGCTGCGGCCACAAGTGTGGCGACACAATCGATTGGCAATGGTGCGGAAGATAAGAAGCCAGAAACCACCAAACTAGCGGTCGGCACAGCATCCAGTGGGGACGATCAATCCGCCAACGAGATGCTCGCGAACGCACTGAAAAATGTCCCGAAAGCGCTGCTGGAAAGGATTCGCGCCAAACAGGCAGCCAAAGCGCTAGACCAAATGACAAGGCGACCGTCGCAGGACAAAGAAGCCATGAAGTACAGTCGTCTGCCGGAAATTGCTCGTCATTTGCGTAACGTGTTTGTTACCGAGCGCAAGAACGTGTTGCCGCTGGAGACGCCGTTGGTGAAAATCGAAAATAGTTACAGAGGAAAATTGACCCTGCAGGAGCTGGAGGAACACGTCAGAATGATTGCCCAACTCGTGCCGTCTTGGCTAACGCTGCCGGAAGTTCGGAAGGTGAAGTACGCCAAAGTAGCTAAAGACGTCGACCTGGCCAAGGTAATTAGCATTCTCGAGCAGAAAGCCAACGAAGCGGTGCAGTAG
- the LOC131263062 gene encoding charged multivesicular body protein 4b, with amino-acid sequence MSFFGKIFSGKKGEPAPTPSEAIQKLRDIENMLTKKQDFLEKKIDLELDTARKNGTKNKRAAIQALKRKKRYEKQLQQIDGTLSTIEMQREALENANTNAEVLKTMKNAADALKVTHKDMNIDDVHDLMDDIAEQNDIANEISNAVSTAVGFGQDIDEEDLEKELEELEQEELDKELLGVQPETDELPEVPSTELPVKAKEKEKKKAVADEDDPDMKELMSWAN; translated from the exons ATGAGTTTCTTCGGTAAGATATTTTCTGGTAAAAAGGGGGAACCGGCCCCGACCCCCAGTGAAGCGATCCAGAAACTACGAGATATCGAGAATATGCTTACGAAAAAGCAGGACTTcctagaaaagaaaatagactTGGAGCTCGACACGGCCAGGAAGAAtggtaccaaaaacaaacgag CGGCTATCCAAGCACTGAAACGGAAGAAGCGGTACGAAAAACAACTTCAGCAAATAGATGGCACACTTTCTACTATCGAAATGCAAAGGGAGGCGCTGGAGAACGCCAATACCAATGCAGAGGTGCtgaaaactatgaaaaatgCAGCTGATGCGCTTAAGGTCACCCATAAGGACAT GAATATCGACGATGTTCACGATCTGATGGACGACATTGCCGAACAGAACGACATTGCTAACGAAATTTCGAACGCTGTCTCCACTGCAGTCGGTTTCGGGCAGGACATCGACGAGGAAGATTTGGAGAAAGAGCTCGAAGAGTTGGAACAGGAAGAGCTCGACAAGGAGCTGCTGGGAGTTCAACCGGAAACCGACGAACTACCGGAGGTCCCATCAACCGAACTGCCAGTAAAGGCCaaggagaaagagaaaaagaagg CCGTTGCCGACGAGGACGATCCGGACATGAAGGAGTTGATGTCATGGGCTAACTAA
- the LOC131266434 gene encoding SRSF protein kinase 3 produces the protein MNTKADTNRHVLTIQAKKKRHKTAKKKAKQQAAAAVAAAAQAAAQNSGNSIGGGGGGGSNHQSATTTAVSGGGAFVSAGAVGGREDDEHDGMMLGASAPDGVGGVLMQQQQQQQQQHRASDVRKGAVGAAKPVHSVDRTTSSSNETIEQDRDRGDRDRDRDRDRDRDDDDAGDDRDADGYTSEEEEQECRDDYCRGGYHPVKLGDLFLQRYHVIRKLGWGHFSTVWLSWDLEEKRYVALKIVKSAQHFSDTAKDEIHILKSILNADPTDPKRSKVVQLLNDFRITGVNGTHICMVFEVLGHNLLKLIMKSNYRGIPLANVKSIIRQVLEGLDYLHTKCKIIHTDIKPENVLVCVNESYVRKLACEATEMHAMGCKLPISLISAAPPQFQEQPVSTNMSKARKKKMKKKAKLQTELIRQQMEHIQQLEFGALENGTTEATSPEQLKIGGGSGDGLTRDGKGRTESVTTEKSSTDLTTTTGKQMSETTRLLLNGTAGGGSEGLGAGGGGSSSSGEEDRPTLTPNASTLSSPSVSEATSSNNNEDHGGGEGEGTQAGDIKCSGDGAGSPDDCKSPEKPSSSCANSVTSASKLDISESVRKILSSVKECKDPAFEVCDIDVKIADLGNACWVDKHFTEDIQTRQYRSLEVIIGAGYDTSADIWSTACMAFELATGDYLFEPYSGNDYCRDDDHIAHIIELLGPIPKRIALSGKNSSHAFNSKGLLKNITGLKPWGLVDVLIEKYEWPVADAYEFSDFLKPMLDYDPRTRATAADCLQHSWLRH, from the coding sequence ATGAACACAAAAGCCGATACGAACCGACACGTACTGACGATACAGGCGAAAAAGAAACGGCATAAGACGGCTAAGAAGAAGGCGAAGCAGCAAGCGGCGGCAgcagtggcggcggcggcgcaGGCAGCCGCGCAGAACAGCGGCAACAGCAtcggaggaggtggaggtggaggtaGCAATCACCAGTCGGCTACAACGACGGCGGTCAGTGGCGGTGGTGCCTTCGTGAGCGCCGGTGCAGTCGGCGGCCGCGAGGACGACGAGCATGACGGCATGATGCTCGGAGCGAGTGCGCCGgacggtgttggtggtgtgttgatgcagcagcagcagcagcagcagcagcagcatcgtgcGTCAGACGTTCGGAAGGGTGCGGTCGGGGCGGCCAAACCGGTCCATTCGGTGGACCGCACGACGAGCTCATCGAACGAAACGATTGAGCAAGATCGGGACCGTGGCGATCGGGACCGGGACCGGGACCGCGACCGGGAtcgcgatgacgacgacgctgGCGACGACCGGGACGCTGATGGGTACACGAGCGAGGAGGAAGAGCAGGAGTGCCGTGATGACTACTGCCGTGGCGGTTATCATCCCGTGAAGTTGGGCGATTTGTTTCTGCAGCGCTACCACGTAATAAGGAAGCTCGGTTGGGGCCATTTCTCGACGGTGTGGCTCAGCTGGGACCTGGAGGAGAAGCGGTACGTGGCGCTGAAGATCGTCAAGTCGGCGCAGCACTTCAGCGACACGGCGAAGGACGAGATTCACATCCTCAAGTCGATCCTGAACGCGGACCCGACCGACCCGAAACGAAGCAAGGTGGTGCAGCTACTCAACGACTTTCGGATAACGGGCGTCAACGGTACGCACATCTGCATGGTGTTCGAGGTGCTCGGTCACAATCTACTGAAGCTGATCATGAAGTCGAACTACCGCGGGATTCCGCTTGCTAACGTCAAGTCCATCATCCGGCAGGTGCTTGAGGGGTTGGACTATCTGCATACCAAGTGTAAGATCATCCACACCGACATCAAGCCGGAGAACGTGCTGGTGTGCGTCAACGAAAGCTACGTTCGAAAGCTGGCCTGCGAAGCGACGGAGATGCACGCGATGGGCTGCAAGCTGCCGATTTCCCTCATCTCGGCCGCACCGCCTCAGTTCCAGGAGCAACCGGTCAGCACGAACATGAGCAAGGCGAGGaaaaagaagatgaagaagaaagcgAAACTGCAGACGGAGCTGATCCGGCAGCAGATGGAGCACATCCAGCAGCTCGAGTTCGGCGCACTGGAGAACGGAACCACAGAAGCCACCAGCCCGGAGCAGCTAAAAATCGGGGGTGGCAGTGGTGATGGACTCACGAGAGACGGCAAGGGTCGAACAGAGAGTGTCACTACGGAAAAGTCGTCGACCGACTTGACAACGACGACGGGGAAACAAATGTCCGAAACGACGCGATTGTTACTGAATGGAACTGCAGGTGGTGGATCCGAAGGCCTTGGTGCCGGCGGTGGTGGATCATCGTCGTCGGGCGAGGAAGATCGGCCAACCTTGACGCCGAACGCATCGACCCTTTCCAGTCCATCGGTCAGCGAGGCGACTTCCTCGAACAACAACGAGGACCATGGcggaggagaaggagaaggTACGCAGGCGGGTGACATAAAGTGCAGCGGCGACGGTGCCGGTTCACCGGACGACTGCAAGTCCCCGGAGAAACCTTCCTCCTCCTGTGCCAACTCGGTCACGTCCGCCTCGAAGCTCGACATCAGCGAATCGGTGCGGAAGATTCTCTCCTCGGTGAAGGAATGCAAGGACCCGGCGTTCGAGGTGTGCGACATCGACGTGAAGATAGCGGACCTGGGCAACGCGTGCTGGGTGGACAAGCACTTTACCGAGGACATCCAGACGCGCCAATACCGCTCGCTGGAGGTCATCATCGGTGCCGGCTACGACACGTCCGCCGACATCTGGAGTACGGCGTGCATGGCGTTCGAGCTGGCCACCGGCGACTACCTGTTCGAGCCGTACTCGGGCAACGACTACTGCCGGGACGACGACCACATCGCGCACATCATCGAGCTGCTCGGACCAATCCCGAAACGGATCGCGTTGTCCGGCAAAAACTCGAGCCATGCGTTCAACTCCAAGGGCCTGCTGAAGAACATCACCGGCCTGAAGCCATGGGGCCTGGTCGACGTGCTGATTGAGAAGTACGAGTGGCCGGTGGCCGATGCTTATGAATTCAGCGACTTCCTCAAGCCGATGCTGGACTACGATCCGCGGACGCGTGCCACCGCCGCCGACTGTCTTCAGCACTCCTGGCTACGGCATTGA
- the LOC131264879 gene encoding uncharacterized protein LOC131264879: MVRKVIAMKTAVWTICLLAAVQQVHSFYNPYDYNLNLQKFEYFKYPYQGKHSQPKETSVAQKALAVVSYFHTLLAGHPVQEKRYYIPFDPNRAQQLRGAFQRQFGFRGENLIALIGNGYSPQALRYYGAIGKDFGKY, translated from the exons ATGGTTAGAAAAGTGATCGCCATGAAAACC GCTGTGTGGACCATTTGTCTATTGGCAGCTGTTCAACAAGTGCACAGTTTCTACAATCCATACGACTACAATTTAAACCTCCAAaagtttgaatatttcaaatatcCCTATCAGGGAAAGCATTCACAACCGAAGGAAACATCTGTGGCGCAAAAGGCCCTGGCGGTTGTGTCCTACTTCCACACACTACTTGCTGGCCATCCGGTGCAAGAAAAACGTTACTACATCCCGTTCGATCCGAACCGAGCGCAACAGCTTCGCGGTGCTTTCCAGCGGCAGTTTGGCTTTCGAGGAGAAAACCTGATCGCCCTGATCGGAAATGGATACTCCCCTCAAGCCTTGCGGTATTATGGTGCTATTGGGAAAGACTTTGGAAAATACTGA
- the LOC131264877 gene encoding proton-coupled folate transporter-like gives MNADTRRFSSEQIHCSDEDTPLLAGPRDSPMAATTSVSPGTRVPGTSSDQYCTFEPILVLLCFGLSVSGVVLADQIIYQSCVVTLGYDRTLCAQLGTKSNSTEVANLETIVQPYAAKIGMVNTILTSVLPAICALFMGPWSDKFGRKPAMIVPSVGFITTYGMIGILSLLARHYLVDPWCYVVAHIPAAVLGGNTVLMAAIFSYLTDITTESNRTVRIGILQACIMLGAFVGLLSSSFILELTNVPTMFFLSAGAVAASSAFLHCLLEDSIKPDASMVHRQVRDIFRLSHLGDLVKMFFKKRSSYDRGIVWLTITIGVVTVLGAGGGTVFFLYTRRRFGWTIQDFTIWQAVELLSVVAGNVIGISVLKTLLKLPDVWLALLSVINYALDALIKGLARQGWELFLATGVTPLKATEGAALMAICSAIIPSNEIAKFYSIAMAMTNTVSLASAPLFTFIYNSTVETAPQVFNFVASGIFSVNVIFVGIIAILLRKRTKTRTDPLCTQDSEIIT, from the exons ATGAATGCTGATACCCGAAGGTTCAGCTCGGAGCAAATCCACTGCAGTGATGAAGACACACCACTGCTGGCAGGTCCACGAGATTCTCCTATGGCGGCGACAACATCAGTATCACCAGGAACGCGCGTACCCGGTACCTCGTCCGATCAATATTGCACATTCGAGCCAATTCTTGTCTTGCTCTGCTTTGGCCTAAGCGTATCAG GCGTTGTTCTGGCAGACCAAATCATCTATCAGTCATGCGTCGTTACGCTCGGGTACGATCGGACACTTTGTGCACAGCTCGGCACCAAGAGCAACTCCACCGAGGTCGCCAATCTGGAAACGATCGTGCAACCGTACGCAGCGAAGATCGGTATGGTAAACACTATCCTAACTTCCGTTCTACCCGCCATATGTGCACTCTTCATGGGCCCGTGGTCGGACAAGTTTGGCCGCAAACCGGCAATGATCGTGCCCTCTGTTGGCTTTATTACAACGTACGGCATGATCGGCATACTGTCCCTATTGGCGCGCCACTATCTCGTCGATCCTTGGTGCTACGTGGTGGCGCACATACCGGCCGCGGTCCTTGGCGGGAACACCGTCCTGATGGCGGCAATCTTCAGCTATCTCACCGACATTACCACCGAAAGCAACCGAACGGTGCGGATTGGTATTTTACAGGCATGCATTATGCTCGGCGCTTTCGTGGGACTACTTTCCAGCAGCTTCATCCTGGAGCTGACTAATGTCCCTACGATGTTTTTCCTGTCGGCCGGTGCAGTGGCGGCGAGCAGTGCTTTCCTGCATTGCTTATTGGAAGACAGTATCAAACCGGACGCCAGCATGGTGCACCGGCAGGTGCGCGACATCTTTCGCCTCAGCCACCTGGGTGATCTGGTGAAGATGTTCTTCAAGAAACGATCATCCTACGATCGCGGCATCGTATGGCTAACGATCACCATCGGCGTGGTGACGGTGCTGGGGGCTGGCGGGGGCACGGTCTTCTTCCTCTACACACGTCGCCGGTTTGGCTGGACCATACAGGACTTTACCATCTGGCAGGCCGTTGAGTTGCTTTCGGTTGTGGCGGGCAATGTAATCGGTATATCGGTGCTGAAAACGCTGCTCAAGCTTCCGGATGTGTGGCTTGCGTTACTCTCCGTGATTAACTATGCGCTCGATGCCCTCATCAAGGGACTCGCTCGGCAGGGCTGGGAACTGTTCCTCGCCACCGGCGTGACTCCATTGAAAGCAACGGAAGGTGCGGCCCTAATGGCCATCTGCTCCGCCATCATCCCATCGAACGAGATCGCCAAGTTCTACTCGATAGcgatggccatgacgaatacCGTGTCGTTGGCCTCGGCGCCACTGTTTACGTTCATCTACAATAGCACAGTAGAGACAGCGCCGCAGGTGTTCAACTTCGTTGCCTCGGGAATCTTTTCCGTCAACGTCATTTTCGTTGG AATCATTGCGATACTGCTGCGCAAACGCACGAAGACTCGAACGGATCCACTGTGTACGCAAGATAGTGAAATCATAACGTGA
- the LOC131267803 gene encoding DNA replication factor Cdt1 isoform X1, whose translation MSQPTVASYFNTRKRAALDNLGGAGRQKVLVLDSPSVETIGNLTNSSLNSDHEGLRFVLANTPNFTLKNVDGNGSSNGASSPDPAELGRRITRASRAIKRIGPVELDEKTKALLSTVQPKLVSFVKKGNLSPQKRHHDAPSPVKRPIVPAKKASTPQKEAVPVSSTAAASPARAEFSPRTNAQNVEKAGPSKANVSRAPQLGKDKDSLSLEEIRSKLLNHPRLTELKTKLNKIQSTKDSLKRLEEECLQEPTTPPSPGTALKNLQKFTTLDVEVLVSPKKQHTSPTPILRTPTKSSSASPSNNVTPKRLSNLMSPIKSSSTATPVTDGSPKKLPAYQRFQALTVEGTPSLQLPYKYRSLLELFKCIDTVCAMFHNRKEQITFKKLKPAVQRMARKNFFESHLAQIHHLFPEAFLLSQEMTKNYGSATKHETYQLVIRPNVKEKPQKTPKEAEDDFLATLKNHAMDPQVMTERYQRFHRLLLEKVQDAHQVFLLSCNPPIKINREQVRRWHVDFNLEQCPEIEQAVLPQAPNVERFSSAKDVLSTARNLFNCSTTMERALERLEERKRQASAAATSVATQSIGNGAEDKKPETTKLAVGTASSGDDQSANEMLANALKNVPKALLERIRAKQAAKALDQMTRRPSQDKEAMKYSRLPEIARHLRNVFVTERKNVLPLETPLVKIENSYRGKLTLQELEEHVRMIAQLVPSWLTLPEVRKVKYAKVAKDVDLAKVISILEQKANEAVQ comes from the exons ATGTCGCAGCCAACGGTGGCGTCGTACTTTAACACCCGAAAACGAGCAGCATTAGACAACCTAGGTGGTGCTGGTAGGCAAAAGGTACTGGTATTGGATAGCCCTTCAGTAGAAACCATTGGAAACTTGACGAACAGTTCGCTGAACTCGGATCACGAAGGACTTCGCTTCGTACTAGCTAACACACCCAACTTTACTTTGAAGAACGTCGATGGCAACGGAAGCAGCAACGGTGCCAGCTCACCGGATCCGGCTGAGCTGGGGCGTCGCATCACCAGAGCATCGCGGGCCATTAAACGCATCGGTCCTGTCGAGCTGGATGAGAAAACCAAAGCCCTACTGTCCACCGTCCAGCCGAAACTCGTTTCGTTCGTCAAAAAGGGCAATTTGTCACCGCAGAAGCGTCACCATGATGCACCAAGTCCCGTCAAGCGTCCTATTGTGCCAGCGAAAAAAGCCAGCACACCGCAAAAAGAGGCGGTACCAGTTTCTTCGACGGCGGCAGCCTCTCCAGCCAGAGCAGAATTTTCCCCTCGTACTAATGCACAAAATGTGGAAAAGGCAGGCCCGAGCAAAGCTAACGTCTCGAGAGCACCACAGCTGGGCAAGGACAAAGATTCGCTTTCCTTGGAAGAAATTCGTTCCAAGCTGCTTAATCACCCGCGTCTGACGgaattaaaaaccaaactaaacaaaattcaGAGCacaaaggactcattgaagcGATTGGAGGAGGAATGTCTGCAAGAACCGACCACGCCGCCAAGTCCGGGCACGGCCCTTAAAAATCTCCAGAAATTTACCACCCTCGACGTGGAAGTATTGGTGAG CCCAAAGAAGCAGCACACGTCTCCGACGCCGATCCTACGCACACCTACCAAGAGCAGTTCGGCTTCCCCGTCCAATAATGTTACTCCCAAGCGGCTGTCGAACCTAATGAGCCCAATTAAGAGTTCCTCAACTGCCACGCCCGTTACGGATGGTAGTCCGAAGAAATTGCCCGCCTATCAGCGCTTCCAGGCCTTGACGGTGGAAGGAACACCCTCCTTACAGTTGCCCTACAAGTATCGTTCGCTGCTGGAGCTATTTAAATGCATCGACACTGTCTGCGCAATGTTCCACAACCGCAAGGAGCAAATTACCTTTAAAAAGCTTAAGCCAGCCGTGCAGCGGATggcaaggaaaaacttttttgagTCGCATCTCGCACAAATCCACCACCTCTTCCCCGAGGCGTTTCTGCTGAGCCAGGAAATGACAAAGAACTACGGTTCGGCTACCAAACACGAAACCTATCAGCTGGTCATTCGGCCCAATGTAAAAGAGAAACcacaaaaaacaccaaaagaaGCTGAAGACGACTTCCTTGCAACGCTAAAGAACCATGCCATGGATCCGCAGGTGATGACGGAGCGCTACCAACGATTCCATCGTCTGCTACTAGAGAAAGTCCAGGATGCCCATCAGGTGTTCCTGTTGAGCTGTAACCCACCAATAAAAATCAACCGGGAACAGGTACGACGTTGGCACGTCGATTTCAACTTGGAGCAATGCCCTGAAATCGAACAGGCGGTGCTTCCGCAGGCACCAAACGTGGAACGATTTTCCTCCGCCAAGGATGTGCTTTCGACGGCGAGAAACCTTTTCAACTGTAGCACAACCATGGAACGTGCGCTAGAGCGACTGGAGGAAAGGAAACGTCAAGCGTCAGCTGCGGCCACAAGTGTGGCGACACAATCGATTGGCAATGGTGCGGAAGATAAGAAGCCAGAAACCACCAAACTAGCGGTCGGCACAGCATCCAGTGGGGACGATCAATCCGCCAACGAGATGCTCGCGAACGCACTGAAAAATGTCCCGAAAGCGCTGCTGGAAAGGATTCGCGCCAAACAGGCAGCCAAAGCGCTAGACCAAATGACAAGGCGACCGTCGCAGGACAAAGAAGCCATGAAGTACAGTCGTCTGCCGGAAATTGCTCGTCATTTGCGTAACGTGTTTGTTACCGAGCGCAAGAACGTGTTGCCGCTGGAGACGCCGTTGGTGAAAATCGAAAATAGTTACAGAGGAAAATTGACCCTGCAGGAGCTGGAGGAACACGTCAGAATGATTGCCCAACTCGTGCCGTCTTGGCTAACGCTGCCGGAAGTTCGGAAGGTGAAGTACGCCAAAGTAGCTAAAGACGTCGACCTGGCCAAGGTAATTAGCATTCTCGAGCAGAAAGCCAACGAAGCGGTGCAGTAG
- the LOC131263067 gene encoding proton-coupled folate transporter-like, with product MDENVGIASDRVSPAGDPLAEPTPPPLERKYRYFILEPAVLLIFFAWNISAFVFANQIVYQSCTVAFGKNKSLCALLGTENETEEMQQLEKAVQPYAANILMAKSLVESIVPALCSMFIGPWSDRYGRKPVIVACFTGAFFTYAIVAFISFLSMYYSISPWYYVLASITTALSGGTCALITGVFCYIADVTSEQNRAMKMAIVEAAIFTGLLTGTLSSSFILHWTNAATVFASAAGAVLLGLIYIIFYIEESIQPNELGESNSKLRELFRLDLVSELMQTCFKRRPNYDRLIIWMVILALGANILAMDGTQTVFLLFLRERFGWTVKDYSYYDATSIIFMIFGNTLGLYTIRKVFKPSDTMLAALGFFFYAVSSAIHSIASEPWHLYLAVCICFMKGISGPMSRAVISNTAPAGDIGKIFSLTTSIESITPLVSAPLYTVVYKQTLAWYPGAFNLITATVYFTCMCLMIFVRIFQSMYQTTTYTSIN from the exons ATGGACGAAAATGTCGGCATTGCATCCGATCGTGTTTCTCCAGCAGGCGATCCGCTGGCGGAACCAACGCCACCACCATTGGAACGAAAGTACCGTTATTTTATCCTTGAACCAGCCgtgcttttaattttctttgcttGGAACATATCCG cgtttgtttttgcaaatcAGATCGTGTATCAGTCGTGCACTGTAGCCTTCGGAAAGAATAAATCATTGTGCGCTCTGCTTGGCACGGAGAATGAAACGGAAGAAATGCAACAGCTGGAAAAGGCGGTACAGCCTTATGCGGCCAACATTCTGATGGCCAAGTCGCTGGTCGAATCGATCGTGCCTGCCTTATGTAGCATGTTCATTGGGCCCTGGTCGGATCGGTACGGCCGGAAGCCGGTGATAGTGGCCTGTTTTACGGGAGCTTTCTTCACCTACGCTATCGTGGCGTTCATCAGTTTTCTATCAATGTACTACTCCATCAGCCCTTGGTATTACGTTTTGGCCTCGATCACAACTGCACTGTCCGGCGGAACGTGTGCGTTAATCACCGGAGTGTTTTGTTACATAGCGGACGTTACGAGCGAGCAGAATCGTGCCATGAA gATGGCAATCGTTGAGGCTGCAATATTTACGGGTCTATTAACCGGAACCTTGAGCAGCAGCTTTATTCTACACTGGACAAATGCTGCCACAGTATTTGCGTCGGCGGCAGGTGCAGTTCTACTTGGAttaatttacataattttctaTATTGAAGAAAGCATCCAGCCAAACGAACTCGGTGAATCGAATTCCAAGTTGCGTGAGCTGTTCCGGCTGGATCTGGTGTCGGAACTTATGCAGACATGCTTCAAACGTCGGCCAAACTACGATCGGTTAATAATATGGATGGTGATACTAGCATTGGGTGCAAACATATTGGCTATGG ATGGGACCCaaactgtttttcttctcttcctaCGAGAACGGTTTGGATGGACGGTTAAGGATTACTCTTACTATGATGCAACCAGCATAATTTTTATGATATTCGGCAATACGCTGGGTTTGTATACGATCCGCAAGGTGTTCAAACCGTCCGATACCATGCTGGCTGCTCTCGGATTTTTCTTCTACGCGGTCAGTAGTGCCATACATAGCATAGCATCCGAGCCTTGGCACCTGTATTTGGCTGTGTGTATTTGCTTCATGAAAGGAATATCTGGGCCGATGAGCAGAGCGGTCATTTCTAACACGGCACCAGCTGGCGATATTGGTAAAATTTTCTCCCTGACCACCTCGATCGAGTCAATAACACCGCTGGTCTCGGCACCTTTGTACACCGTAGTGTACAAACAAACTCTCGCGTGGTACCCGGGGGCGTTTAATCTGATAACCGCAACGGTATACTTCACCTGTATGTGCCTGATGAT cTTTGTAAGAATTTTCCAAAGTATGTATCAAACGACTACATATACTTCAATCAACTAA